Proteins encoded by one window of Polycladomyces subterraneus:
- a CDS encoding nucleoside recognition domain-containing protein: MSSIAWKKGLKSGIHTSWTLGKVIFTVTLLVNILQYTTVIKNLSQALTPAMKWIGLPGEATIPLILGNLINLYAGIGAILSISLTKKEVFILAVMLSFSHNLVLESVICRKIGVNPVLISFFRIFTAILFGWIVHINWNGSNSQAQYAFIKTKPAIPNGWTEIFTQGLKAATFNTLQFCLIAIPLLVMIRVLHDMNLIHRFTRWTSFFIETLGIEKRTNLTITSGLLFGLMFGAGMMIQQVKERAFKKRDLIIMMILLSLCHAVVEDTIAFIPLNTYLVPMIIIRFGGAMVISLVVARILQPKPQSEGIHKEERIG; the protein is encoded by the coding sequence ATGAGCTCAATAGCATGGAAAAAAGGCTTAAAGTCCGGTATTCATACATCTTGGACTTTGGGAAAAGTCATATTTACAGTAACACTCTTGGTCAATATTCTTCAATATACCACGGTAATCAAAAATTTGTCCCAAGCATTAACACCCGCCATGAAATGGATCGGATTGCCTGGAGAAGCGACAATCCCCCTGATCCTTGGTAATTTGATTAACTTGTATGCAGGAATCGGGGCGATTTTATCAATTTCCCTAACGAAGAAAGAGGTGTTTATTTTAGCCGTCATGCTCAGTTTTTCTCATAATTTAGTTTTAGAGTCCGTCATCTGCAGAAAAATCGGGGTGAATCCCGTACTCATCTCCTTCTTTCGAATATTCACAGCCATTTTATTCGGATGGATTGTTCATATCAACTGGAATGGCAGTAATTCCCAGGCTCAATACGCCTTTATCAAGACGAAACCTGCAATTCCGAATGGATGGACCGAAATCTTTACACAAGGGCTAAAGGCAGCTACCTTCAACACTTTACAATTTTGCCTCATTGCCATTCCTTTGTTGGTAATGATTCGAGTATTACATGATATGAATTTGATTCATCGGTTTACCAGATGGACCAGTTTCTTTATTGAAACGCTTGGCATTGAAAAACGAACAAATCTTACAATCACCAGCGGACTATTGTTCGGACTCATGTTTGGTGCCGGAATGATGATTCAACAGGTAAAGGAGAGGGCATTCAAAAAGAGGGACCTTATAATCATGATGATTTTATTATCTCTCTGCCATGCAGTGGTCGAAGATACGATTGCCTTTATTCCCTTAAACACGTACCTTGTCCCCATGATCATCATTAGATTTGGAGGGGCTATGGTTATTTCCCTCGTCGTTGCCCGCATACTGCAGCCAAAACCACAATCAGAAGGGATACATAAGGAGGAAAGAATCGGTTAG
- a CDS encoding class I SAM-dependent methyltransferase gives MTEMEVDFGKTSQDYVNYRAGYPEALFLRLKTYGIGQAGQTILDIGTGTGYLARPLAKQGAKVTGMDPSAQMLAAAAQLDREQNITISYVQGRAENLPFPAHFFHVVTAGQCWHWFDRDQAAREVYRVLQPEGKVAIVHFDWLPLPGNVVSVTEQLILRYNPKWKGGGGTGIYPQWLTDLSKSGFQDIESFSFDVNVRYTHESWRGRIRASAGVGASLPPELVDAFDAELQKILTASYPDPLMIPHRVFAVIGTKKV, from the coding sequence ATGACGGAAATGGAAGTGGATTTCGGCAAGACCTCCCAAGATTACGTAAATTACCGCGCGGGGTATCCGGAAGCGTTGTTTCTTCGCCTGAAAACCTATGGAATCGGTCAAGCTGGACAAACCATCCTGGATATCGGCACGGGCACGGGATACTTGGCCCGGCCCCTGGCCAAACAAGGAGCAAAAGTGACAGGAATGGATCCTTCCGCCCAAATGTTAGCCGCGGCTGCACAATTGGACCGGGAACAGAATATCACCATCAGTTATGTTCAGGGGAGAGCGGAAAATCTACCTTTTCCGGCCCATTTCTTTCATGTCGTGACAGCAGGTCAGTGCTGGCATTGGTTTGATAGGGATCAGGCCGCTCGGGAAGTGTACCGAGTACTTCAACCCGAAGGAAAAGTTGCCATCGTTCATTTCGACTGGCTACCGCTTCCGGGAAACGTCGTTTCCGTCACCGAACAGTTGATTCTACGTTATAACCCCAAATGGAAAGGCGGCGGTGGGACGGGTATTTACCCCCAATGGTTGACAGACCTGTCGAAATCCGGATTTCAAGATATAGAATCGTTTTCGTTCGATGTAAACGTGCGTTACACACATGAAAGTTGGAGAGGGAGAATCCGTGCCAGCGCCGGAGTGGGTGCCAGTTTGCCTCCCGAGCTAGTGGATGCCTTTGACGCTGAATTACAAAAAATATTAACGGCTTCCTACCCTGACCCGCTCATGATCCCTCATCGTGTGTTTGCCGTCATCGGGACCAAAAAAGTATGA
- a CDS encoding LysR family transcriptional regulator, with translation MEISDLQIFYVTAKEGSISKAARKLNYVQSNVTSRIKHLERQLKTQLFYRHAKGVTLTPKGKILLQYTERIFDLIEETKEAVMETDTLMGSLQIGAIESVAVTRLPSSISRFCKEYPDVNLSLMINSSKRLIEYVLDFRLDGAFVSSAIDHPHLIQKPIFEEKLVMISSKNEPLSLSEARKKYLLVFEEGCSYRNRLITWMNEQGYHTNRIMVLDSLEAILSYVESGVGISIVSHHFLQHNGHLHRFTVHSLPENISISPVFFVYHKNSQAAIALERFIQTVKQSNLTLEEKK, from the coding sequence ATGGAAATAAGTGATCTCCAAATTTTTTATGTCACTGCCAAAGAAGGGAGTATTTCGAAAGCAGCTAGAAAACTGAATTATGTACAATCAAACGTTACATCTCGAATCAAGCACTTGGAAAGACAGCTGAAAACCCAACTGTTTTACAGGCATGCCAAAGGCGTGACATTGACACCAAAGGGGAAAATTCTTCTGCAATATACAGAAAGAATCTTTGACTTAATTGAAGAGACAAAAGAAGCGGTTATGGAGACCGACACACTGATGGGCTCACTTCAAATCGGAGCCATTGAATCCGTAGCGGTTACGAGGTTGCCGAGTTCAATCTCTCGTTTTTGCAAAGAGTATCCTGATGTGAACTTGAGTTTGATGATAAACTCGTCAAAGAGGTTAATTGAGTATGTTTTGGATTTTCGGTTGGATGGAGCATTTGTAAGTTCGGCGATTGACCATCCGCACTTGATACAGAAGCCTATTTTTGAGGAAAAATTGGTCATGATTTCTTCCAAAAACGAACCTCTCAGCTTATCAGAAGCTCGCAAAAAATATCTGTTGGTTTTTGAGGAGGGTTGCTCATATAGAAACAGGTTGATAACTTGGATGAATGAACAAGGATACCACACCAATAGGATCATGGTTTTGGATTCGCTCGAAGCTATCTTGTCCTATGTCGAATCTGGGGTAGGAATCTCGATCGTTTCCCATCACTTTTTGCAACACAACGGCCATCTTCATCGATTCACCGTTCATTCCTTACCCGAAAACATTTCTATTTCCCCCGTTTTTTTCGTTTATCACAAAAACTCACAAGCAGCGATCGCGCTTGAAAGGTTTATCCAAACAGTGAAACAAAGTAATCTGACTTTGGAGGAGAAAAAATAA
- a CDS encoding YtrH family sporulation protein gives MSHFISTTVLDFFIALGVVLGGVLLGGIGAVMGGKPPMDTMLNLAEQLKIWAMVAAIGGTFDAIRTFEVHILEGKLNQVIQQMVFIFSAFIGAHVGTVLIRWLIQGNG, from the coding sequence GTGAGCCATTTCATCTCCACGACCGTACTTGATTTTTTCATCGCCTTGGGTGTCGTCCTTGGCGGGGTGCTGCTGGGGGGCATTGGTGCGGTCATGGGCGGAAAACCGCCTATGGACACGATGCTCAACTTGGCGGAGCAACTCAAAATCTGGGCGATGGTGGCCGCGATCGGGGGCACGTTTGACGCCATCCGCACATTTGAAGTCCATATTCTCGAAGGGAAATTGAACCAGGTGATTCAACAGATGGTGTTCATTTTCAGTGCGTTTATCGGCGCCCATGTTGGCACGGTCCTGATCCGCTGGCTCATCCAGGGGAACGGATGA